In Daucus carota subsp. sativus chromosome 4, DH1 v3.0, whole genome shotgun sequence, one DNA window encodes the following:
- the LOC108219522 gene encoding putative F-box/LRR-repeat protein 9, translated as MASASIPAPPSRNWLELPPELTASIFHRVGAIDVLMNARKVCRTWRQLCSDPEMWRVVDLRYTGDLCDIDLRKMARKALEMSAGHLVDLTVRHFADDELLNFIADRSSQLRRVSLISCFSITSDGLSEMVKKLPLLEDLHLYRIHVSKQAIEVAGKHCTQLKSFKLNSQDYGYSNIGCDEEAVAIAENMHGLRHLQLFGNKITTDGLLAILEKCPHLESLDLRRCLNVANLEPDLLKRLSQQMKDLRLTYDSLEDFDLIDEIDDKFDDLDSFDDGNASGFSDIDLVSDDYDYVDEDDDVDDNDDDDDDEDDGGGSDEMYYV; from the exons ATGGCGTCCGCATCAATTCCGGCCCCACCCAGCCGGAATTGGCTGGAACTCCCGCCGGAGCTCACCGCCTCGATCTTCCACCGCGTCGGCGCAATCGACGTCTTAATGAACGCTCGGAAAGTGTGCAGAACCTGGCGCCAACTCTGCTCCGACCCGGAAATGTGGCGGGTCGTGGATCTCCGGTACACCGGCGATCTCTGCGATATCGATTTGCGCAAAATGGCTCGCAAAGCTTTGGAGATGAGCGCTGGACACCTCGTTGACTTGACTGTTCGACATTTCGCGGATGATGAGCTGCTCAATTTCATCGCTGATCG ATCAAGTCAGCTGAGACGCGTTAGTCTCATATCTTGCTTTAGCATCACAAGTGATGGTTTAAGTGAAATGGTCAAAAAACTCCCTCTCTTGGAGGACCTTCACCTTTACCGCATTCACGTCTCTAAGCAAGCTATTGAAGTTGCAGGGAAACATTGCACTCAACTGAAATCATTCAAATTGAACAGCCAAGATTATGGATATTCAAATATTGGGTGCGATGAGGAAGCTGTGGCTATTGCAGAAAATATGCATGGTCTACGTCATCTGCAACTCTTTGGAAATAAGATTACAACAGATGGCTTGCTAGCCATACTTGAGAAGTGTCCTCATCTTGAATCTCTCGATCTACGACGGTGTTTGAATGTTGCTAATCTTGAACCTGATCTACTAAAAAGGCTATCTCAGCAGATGAAGGATCTCAGGCTTACATATGACTCCCTTGAAGACTTCGATTTAATTGATGAAATTGATGACAAGTTTGATGATTTGGATTCTTTTGATGATGGTaatgcttctggattttctgaTATCGACCTTGTCTCTGACGATTATGATTATgttgatgaggatgatgatgttgatgataatgacgatgatgatgatgatgaggatgatggtGGTGGCAGCGATGAGATGTATTATGTCTGA
- the LOC108219521 gene encoding ABC transporter C family member 10 isoform X2: MVTGMKEATLYTPLRGEEAIDDVKISDDGNVTPFRNAGVLSRMTYWWLNPMLKKGKEKALEDDDLPKLQPADCAETCYSLFMEQLTKRGASGSLPVLTTLFIWQRKAILQSGIFALSKVLALATGPLLLKAFIRVAQGKEAFKYEGYALAAGLFFVKCLESLSERQWKFQTRLIGLQVRSMLSAAIYQKQLRVSNAAKAFHSPGQIMNYLLVDANRIGEFPYHFHHIWATSLQLCLALLIIYYCVGKATVAALLVVILMVVGNSPLAKLQHKYLTKLMVAQDVRLKAITEAVTNMKVLKLYGWETHFRHVIEGLRKEEARWLSAILTQRGYYLSLFWSSPIVITIFTFWACCFMRIPLDTGTVFTFLATVRIVQEPIRLLPDVAGIFIESKVALTRIVKFLEEPELQKGSTEGQCKCIEQSIQIKEASFSWDISSSQATLENIELNVKPGEKVAICGEVGSGKSTLLAAILGEVPSTNGMVQVCGKVAYVSQTAWIQTGTIQENILFGSLMDQDKYQKVLKRCSLVQDLKILLYGDHTVIGERGVNLSGGQKQRVQLARALYQDADIYLLDDPFSAVDAHTATNLFNEYVMGALSEKTVLLVTHQVDFLPAFNIVLIMSEGKILQADTYQQLLVHSPDFQNLLISQNGSTNLERRISYSPPQRPKISNQEIQKIDVEQEVKVGSGDQLIEKEQKETGDSGLKPYKQYLKQNRGYLYLSLSVILHIFFIVGQLVQGIWLAAELQNPAISILMLNGIYTGIGCVMLLCLLIRSYVVVLLGIKASETIFSKAIVSIFRAPMSYFDSTPVGRILSRLSSDLSIIDLELATKFAFSLGSTMNTCFNFGILVVLTWPILFLVIPTVYITIVLQKFYLASANELIRIEGTTKSSVASQLSESIAGAVTIRAFKEEGYVGMALSFVLSMNVYLVNAVNMNCTLSNFFISVERLEQCMHIQSEAPEKLKENQPPPNWPSAGRVEIHNLKVKYRPNAPLVLRGINCIFEGGHSIGIVGRTGSGKTTLISALFRLVEPAEGKIIIDNVNIAKIGLHDLRSQLGIIPQDPTLFSGSVRYNIDPLNEHIDSEIWQVLEKCHLLEAVQEKQEGLNSSIVQDGSNWSMGQRQLFCLGRALLKRRKILVLDEATASIDNATDSIIQKTIRTELATCTVITVAHRIPTVIDCSMVLSMKNGEMVEYDEPNKLLNQEGSLFRKLVEEYQSYSCRHNQE, translated from the exons ATGGTGACAGGCATGAAAGAAGCTACCCTGTATACACCTTTGCGAGGTGAAGAGGCTATAGACGACGTTAAAATCAGTGATGATGGAAATGTTACCCCTTTCCGCAATGCTGGGGTTCTGAGTAGAATGACTTATTGGTGGTTGAACCCGATGTTAAAGAAGGGAAAGGAGAAAGCTTTGGAGGACGATGATCTTCCAAAATTACAGCCCGCAGATTGTGCAGAAACATGTTACTCCTTGTTTATGGAGCAGCTGACGAAAAGAGGAGCTTCTGGATCGCTTCCAGTTTTAACAACTTTATTTATTTGGCAGCGTAAAGCTATCTTACAGTCTGGTATTTTTGCATTGAGCAAGGTACTTGCACTGGCTACTGGCCCTCTGCTGCTTAAAGCTTTCATACGCGTTGCTCAGGGGAAGGAAGCATTTAAATACGAGGGATATGCACTAGCTGCAGGCTTATTTTTTGTCAAATGTTTGGAATCACTCTCAGAAAGACAATGGAAATTCCAAACTAGACTAATAGGACTGCAAGTAAGATCTATGCTATCTGCAGCAATTTACCAGAAGCAACTTAGAGTATCAAATGCAGCTAAAGCATTTCATTCTCCGGGACAGATAATGAATTATCTGTTAGTAGATGCTAATAGAATTGGGGAATTTCCATATCATTTTCATCACATCTGGGCAACAAGTCTCCAATTATGTCTTGCTCTTCTTATCATTTACTATTGTGTAGGCAAAGCGACGGTTGCAGCTCTACTGGTAGTGATATTGATGGTAGTCGGAAATTCTCCATTGGCCAAATTGCAGCATAAGTACCTGACAAAACTCATGGTAGCACAAGATGTAAGGCTCAAGGCTATTACTGAGGCAGTGACAAACATGAAAGTACTGAAGTTGTATGGTTGGGAGACACACTTTAGACATGTTATAGAAGGATTGAGGAAAGAAGAAGCAAGGTGGTTATCCGCGATTCTGACACAAAGAGGCTATTATTTATCTCTCTTTTGGTCATCCCCTATAGTAATTACAATATTTACTTTCTGGGCATGCTGTTTCATGAGAATTCCTCTAGATACCGGTACTGTGTTTACATTTCTTGCAACAGTCCGAATTGTCCAAGAGCCTATCAGGCTTTTACCTGATGTTGCAGGAATTTTTATTGAATCAAAGGTTGCATTAACTCGTATTGTGAAGTTTCTTGAGGAGCCTGAACTGCAAAAAGGAAGCACAGAAGGTCAATGCAAGTGTATCGAGCAGTCAATACAAATCAAAGAAGCATCTTTTTCATGGGATATCAGTTCTTCACAGGCCACTTTAGAGAATATAGAATTGAATGTAAAACCTGGTGAGAAGGTTGCAATATGTGGAGAAGTTGGCTCGGGTAAATCAACCCTTCTAGCTGCAATTCTCGGAGAAGTTCCAAGTACTAATGGCATG GTCCAGGTTTGTGGAAAGGTAGCTTATGTTTCTCAGACAGCATGGATACAAACAGGAACTATACAAGAGAACATACTCTTCGGGTCATTAATGGATCAAGACAAGTACCAAAAAGTACTGAAAAGATGTTCACTTGTACAAGACCTGAAAATTCTTCTATATGGTGATCACACAGTAATAGGAGAAAGAGGTGTAAACCTTAGTGGTGGGCAGAAGCAACGGGTTCAACTTGCCCGTGCACTATATCAAGATGCAGATATATACCTTCTTGATGATCCATTCAGCGCTGTAGATGCGCATACTGcaactaatttatttaat GAGTATGTCATGGGAGCATTATCAGAAAAAACGGTTTTGCTCGTTACCCATCAAGTTGACTTCCTCCCTGCATTTAACATTGTTCTG ATAATGTCTGAAGGGAAAATCCTACAAGCAGATACGTACCAGCAGTTGTTAGTCCACAgtccagattttcaaaatcttctGATTTCACAAAATGGCTCTACCAATCTGGAGAGACGAATCAGTTATAGTCCTCCACAAAGACCTAAGATTTCCAACCAAGAGATACAAAAAATTGATGTAGAACAAGAGGTTAAAGTAGGGTCCGGAGACCAGTTGATAGAAAAAGAACAAAAAGAGACCGGAGACAGTGGTCTAAAACCTTACAAACAATACTTGAAGCAAAACCGGGGATACTTATACCTCTCACTATCAGTTATACTCCATATATTCTTTATAGTTGGACAATTAGTACAAGGTATTTGGTTGGCTGCTGAACTACAAAATCCCGCTATAAGTATCCTCATGCTGAACGGGATATACACTGGGATTGGGTGCGTAATGTTACTGTGCCTACTCATTAGATCTTATGTAGTAGTATTATTAGGTATCAAGGCATCAGAAACTATTTTCTCCAAAGCAATAGTCTCAATCTTTCGAGCACCTATGTCCTACTTTGACTCGACGCCTGTTGGAAGGATACTGAGCCGG TTATCTTCTGATCTGAGTATTATAGACCTTGAATTGGCAACGAAATTTGCATTTTCGCTGGGATCAACAATGAACACGTGTTTCAACTTTGGAATATTGGTTGTACTCACGTGGCCAATCTTATTTCTCGTCATTCCTACAGTTTACATTACCATAGTTTTACAG AAATTCTACTTAGCTTCTGCGAATGAGTTGATCCGCATTGAAGGCACGACAAAGTCTTCAGTTGCAAGCCAACTTTCGGAGTCCATTGCTGGTGCAGTAACCATCAGAGCATTTAAAGAAGAAG GATATGTTGGGATGGCTCTATCATTTGTCCTTTCAATGAATGTCTACCTCGTAAATGCTGTAAATATGAATTGCACGCTATCAAATTTCTTCATTTCTGTTGAAAGATTAGAACAGTGCATGCACATTCAAAGTGAAGCCCctgaaaaacttaaagaaaacCAACCTCCACCGAACTGGCCAAGTGCTGGGAGAGTAGAGATCCACAATCTAAAG GTCAAATACCGTCCAAATGCTCCTCTAGTTCTGCGTGGAATTAATTGCATCTTTGAAGGAGGGCATAGTATTGGAATAGTTGGTAGGACTGGTAGTGGGAAGACAACTTTGATAAGTGCATTATTTCGCCTCGTAGAACCTGCAGAAGGAAAGATTATAATAGATAACGTAAATATTGCTAAGATTGGGCTTCATGACCTAAGATCACAGCTTGGCATCATTCCACAAGATCCTACACTTTTCAGTGGTTCTGTGAGATATAACATAGACCCCCTCAATGAGCATATTGATAGTGAAATCTGGCAG GTTCTTGAAAAATGTCACCTTCTAGAGGCTGTTCAAGAGAAACAAGAAGGGTTGAACTCTTCGA TTGTGCAGGACGGATCAAATTGGAGCATGGGACAACGCCAATTATTTTGCTTGGGACGGGCATTATTAAAGAGGAGGAAGATATTAGTTCTTGATGAAGCCACTGCATCAATAGACAATGCAACAGACAGTATAATACAGAAAACCATAAGGACAGAATTAGCAACCTGCACTGTAATAACAGTGGCTCACAGAATACCGACCGTGATTGATTGCTCAATGGTGCTTTCCATGAAAAATG GAGAGATGGTAGAGTATGATGAGCCTAATAAACTGTTGAACCAGGAGGGCTCACTGTTTAGGAAGCTAGTTGAGGAATACCAGTCTTATTCTTGTCGCCACAACCAAGAATAA
- the LOC108219521 gene encoding ABC transporter C family member 10 isoform X1 produces MVTGMKEATLYTPLRGEEAIDDVKISDDGNVTPFRNAGVLSRMTYWWLNPMLKKGKEKALEDDDLPKLQPADCAETCYSLFMEQLTKRGASGSLPVLTTLFIWQRKAILQSGIFALSKVLALATGPLLLKAFIRVAQGKEAFKYEGYALAAGLFFVKCLESLSERQWKFQTRLIGLQVRSMLSAAIYQKQLRVSNAAKAFHSPGQIMNYLLVDANRIGEFPYHFHHIWATSLQLCLALLIIYYCVGKATVAALLVVILMVVGNSPLAKLQHKYLTKLMVAQDVRLKAITEAVTNMKVLKLYGWETHFRHVIEGLRKEEARWLSAILTQRGYYLSLFWSSPIVITIFTFWACCFMRIPLDTGTVFTFLATVRIVQEPIRLLPDVAGIFIESKVALTRIVKFLEEPELQKGSTEGQCKCIEQSIQIKEASFSWDISSSQATLENIELNVKPGEKVAICGEVGSGKSTLLAAILGEVPSTNGMVQVCGKVAYVSQTAWIQTGTIQENILFGSLMDQDKYQKVLKRCSLVQDLKILLYGDHTVIGERGVNLSGGQKQRVQLARALYQDADIYLLDDPFSAVDAHTATNLFNEYVMGALSEKTVLLVTHQVDFLPAFNIVLIMSEGKILQADTYQQLLVHSPDFQNLLISQNGSTNLERRISYSPPQRPKISNQEIQKIDVEQEVKVGSGDQLIEKEQKETGDSGLKPYKQYLKQNRGYLYLSLSVILHIFFIVGQLVQGIWLAAELQNPAISILMLNGIYTGIGCVMLLCLLIRSYVVVLLGIKASETIFSKAIVSIFRAPMSYFDSTPVGRILSRLSSDLSIIDLELATKFAFSLGSTMNTCFNFGILVVLTWPILFLVIPTVYITIVLQKFYLASANELIRIEGTTKSSVASQLSESIAGAVTIRAFKEEGRFISENFYLIDANAIPYFHSFSANEWLIQRLEGLCAIIVSCSALGMTLMPLEASKSGYVGMALSFVLSMNVYLVNAVNMNCTLSNFFISVERLEQCMHIQSEAPEKLKENQPPPNWPSAGRVEIHNLKVKYRPNAPLVLRGINCIFEGGHSIGIVGRTGSGKTTLISALFRLVEPAEGKIIIDNVNIAKIGLHDLRSQLGIIPQDPTLFSGSVRYNIDPLNEHIDSEIWQVLEKCHLLEAVQEKQEGLNSSIVQDGSNWSMGQRQLFCLGRALLKRRKILVLDEATASIDNATDSIIQKTIRTELATCTVITVAHRIPTVIDCSMVLSMKNGEMVEYDEPNKLLNQEGSLFRKLVEEYQSYSCRHNQE; encoded by the exons ATGGTGACAGGCATGAAAGAAGCTACCCTGTATACACCTTTGCGAGGTGAAGAGGCTATAGACGACGTTAAAATCAGTGATGATGGAAATGTTACCCCTTTCCGCAATGCTGGGGTTCTGAGTAGAATGACTTATTGGTGGTTGAACCCGATGTTAAAGAAGGGAAAGGAGAAAGCTTTGGAGGACGATGATCTTCCAAAATTACAGCCCGCAGATTGTGCAGAAACATGTTACTCCTTGTTTATGGAGCAGCTGACGAAAAGAGGAGCTTCTGGATCGCTTCCAGTTTTAACAACTTTATTTATTTGGCAGCGTAAAGCTATCTTACAGTCTGGTATTTTTGCATTGAGCAAGGTACTTGCACTGGCTACTGGCCCTCTGCTGCTTAAAGCTTTCATACGCGTTGCTCAGGGGAAGGAAGCATTTAAATACGAGGGATATGCACTAGCTGCAGGCTTATTTTTTGTCAAATGTTTGGAATCACTCTCAGAAAGACAATGGAAATTCCAAACTAGACTAATAGGACTGCAAGTAAGATCTATGCTATCTGCAGCAATTTACCAGAAGCAACTTAGAGTATCAAATGCAGCTAAAGCATTTCATTCTCCGGGACAGATAATGAATTATCTGTTAGTAGATGCTAATAGAATTGGGGAATTTCCATATCATTTTCATCACATCTGGGCAACAAGTCTCCAATTATGTCTTGCTCTTCTTATCATTTACTATTGTGTAGGCAAAGCGACGGTTGCAGCTCTACTGGTAGTGATATTGATGGTAGTCGGAAATTCTCCATTGGCCAAATTGCAGCATAAGTACCTGACAAAACTCATGGTAGCACAAGATGTAAGGCTCAAGGCTATTACTGAGGCAGTGACAAACATGAAAGTACTGAAGTTGTATGGTTGGGAGACACACTTTAGACATGTTATAGAAGGATTGAGGAAAGAAGAAGCAAGGTGGTTATCCGCGATTCTGACACAAAGAGGCTATTATTTATCTCTCTTTTGGTCATCCCCTATAGTAATTACAATATTTACTTTCTGGGCATGCTGTTTCATGAGAATTCCTCTAGATACCGGTACTGTGTTTACATTTCTTGCAACAGTCCGAATTGTCCAAGAGCCTATCAGGCTTTTACCTGATGTTGCAGGAATTTTTATTGAATCAAAGGTTGCATTAACTCGTATTGTGAAGTTTCTTGAGGAGCCTGAACTGCAAAAAGGAAGCACAGAAGGTCAATGCAAGTGTATCGAGCAGTCAATACAAATCAAAGAAGCATCTTTTTCATGGGATATCAGTTCTTCACAGGCCACTTTAGAGAATATAGAATTGAATGTAAAACCTGGTGAGAAGGTTGCAATATGTGGAGAAGTTGGCTCGGGTAAATCAACCCTTCTAGCTGCAATTCTCGGAGAAGTTCCAAGTACTAATGGCATG GTCCAGGTTTGTGGAAAGGTAGCTTATGTTTCTCAGACAGCATGGATACAAACAGGAACTATACAAGAGAACATACTCTTCGGGTCATTAATGGATCAAGACAAGTACCAAAAAGTACTGAAAAGATGTTCACTTGTACAAGACCTGAAAATTCTTCTATATGGTGATCACACAGTAATAGGAGAAAGAGGTGTAAACCTTAGTGGTGGGCAGAAGCAACGGGTTCAACTTGCCCGTGCACTATATCAAGATGCAGATATATACCTTCTTGATGATCCATTCAGCGCTGTAGATGCGCATACTGcaactaatttatttaat GAGTATGTCATGGGAGCATTATCAGAAAAAACGGTTTTGCTCGTTACCCATCAAGTTGACTTCCTCCCTGCATTTAACATTGTTCTG ATAATGTCTGAAGGGAAAATCCTACAAGCAGATACGTACCAGCAGTTGTTAGTCCACAgtccagattttcaaaatcttctGATTTCACAAAATGGCTCTACCAATCTGGAGAGACGAATCAGTTATAGTCCTCCACAAAGACCTAAGATTTCCAACCAAGAGATACAAAAAATTGATGTAGAACAAGAGGTTAAAGTAGGGTCCGGAGACCAGTTGATAGAAAAAGAACAAAAAGAGACCGGAGACAGTGGTCTAAAACCTTACAAACAATACTTGAAGCAAAACCGGGGATACTTATACCTCTCACTATCAGTTATACTCCATATATTCTTTATAGTTGGACAATTAGTACAAGGTATTTGGTTGGCTGCTGAACTACAAAATCCCGCTATAAGTATCCTCATGCTGAACGGGATATACACTGGGATTGGGTGCGTAATGTTACTGTGCCTACTCATTAGATCTTATGTAGTAGTATTATTAGGTATCAAGGCATCAGAAACTATTTTCTCCAAAGCAATAGTCTCAATCTTTCGAGCACCTATGTCCTACTTTGACTCGACGCCTGTTGGAAGGATACTGAGCCGG TTATCTTCTGATCTGAGTATTATAGACCTTGAATTGGCAACGAAATTTGCATTTTCGCTGGGATCAACAATGAACACGTGTTTCAACTTTGGAATATTGGTTGTACTCACGTGGCCAATCTTATTTCTCGTCATTCCTACAGTTTACATTACCATAGTTTTACAG AAATTCTACTTAGCTTCTGCGAATGAGTTGATCCGCATTGAAGGCACGACAAAGTCTTCAGTTGCAAGCCAACTTTCGGAGTCCATTGCTGGTGCAGTAACCATCAGAGCATTTAAAGAAGAAGGTAGATTTATTTCGGAAAACTTTTATCTCATTGATGCAAACGCAATTCCATACTTCCACAGTTTTTCTGCAAATGAGTGGTTGATACAACGTCTAGAAGGATTATGCGCGATCATTGTCTCATGCTCTGCATTGGGCATGACTCTGATGCCTCTTGAAGCTTCTAAATCAG GATATGTTGGGATGGCTCTATCATTTGTCCTTTCAATGAATGTCTACCTCGTAAATGCTGTAAATATGAATTGCACGCTATCAAATTTCTTCATTTCTGTTGAAAGATTAGAACAGTGCATGCACATTCAAAGTGAAGCCCctgaaaaacttaaagaaaacCAACCTCCACCGAACTGGCCAAGTGCTGGGAGAGTAGAGATCCACAATCTAAAG GTCAAATACCGTCCAAATGCTCCTCTAGTTCTGCGTGGAATTAATTGCATCTTTGAAGGAGGGCATAGTATTGGAATAGTTGGTAGGACTGGTAGTGGGAAGACAACTTTGATAAGTGCATTATTTCGCCTCGTAGAACCTGCAGAAGGAAAGATTATAATAGATAACGTAAATATTGCTAAGATTGGGCTTCATGACCTAAGATCACAGCTTGGCATCATTCCACAAGATCCTACACTTTTCAGTGGTTCTGTGAGATATAACATAGACCCCCTCAATGAGCATATTGATAGTGAAATCTGGCAG GTTCTTGAAAAATGTCACCTTCTAGAGGCTGTTCAAGAGAAACAAGAAGGGTTGAACTCTTCGA TTGTGCAGGACGGATCAAATTGGAGCATGGGACAACGCCAATTATTTTGCTTGGGACGGGCATTATTAAAGAGGAGGAAGATATTAGTTCTTGATGAAGCCACTGCATCAATAGACAATGCAACAGACAGTATAATACAGAAAACCATAAGGACAGAATTAGCAACCTGCACTGTAATAACAGTGGCTCACAGAATACCGACCGTGATTGATTGCTCAATGGTGCTTTCCATGAAAAATG GAGAGATGGTAGAGTATGATGAGCCTAATAAACTGTTGAACCAGGAGGGCTCACTGTTTAGGAAGCTAGTTGAGGAATACCAGTCTTATTCTTGTCGCCACAACCAAGAATAA
- the LOC108216347 gene encoding CASP-like protein 5A2, with product MSRSHPSIHPVDLAAAPSTAAPGEENIYPPMRLRMKDIQGMPGTCMSLVLRAFQFLFAAISLSVMASTSDFPSVTAFRYLVAAVSLQTLWSLSLGIVDIYALLVKRCLRNSIIVALFTMGDGITSTLTFAAACASAGITVLISNDFNSCAQNHCTRFETATAMAFMSWFVVSPSFFLNFWSLASR from the exons ATGAGTAGAAGCCACCCTTCGATCCACCCGGTGGACTTGGCGGCGGCGCCGTCGACGGCGGCGCCCGGCGAAGAGAACATCTATCCTCCGATGCGTCTTCGCATGAAAGACATTCAAGGCATGCCTGGCACTTGTATGAGCCTCGTTTTGCGTGCTTTTCAGTTCCTCTTCGCGGCAATTTCGCTCTCTGTTATGGCCTCCACCTCCGATTTCCCCTCCGTCACCGCCTTTCG CTACCTTGTTGCTGCTGTGAGCTTACAGACCCTGTGGAGTCTCTCACTTGGCATTGTTGATATATATGCTTTGTTGGTGAAGCGGTGCTTGAGGAATTCCATAATTGTCGCCCTGTTTACTATGGGGGATGGG ATCACATCGACACTTACATTTGCGGCAGCATGTGCATCTGCTGGGATAACTGTCCTTATTAGCAACGACTTTAACAGCTGTGCTCAGAATCACTGTACTCGGTTTGAGACAGCTACTGCGATGGCCTTTATGAGTTGGTTTGTTGTTTCGCCTTCCTTTTTCTTAAACTTTTGGTCTTTAGCATCTAGGTAA